The Emys orbicularis isolate rEmyOrb1 chromosome 9, rEmyOrb1.hap1, whole genome shotgun sequence genomic sequence ACAGAACAATGCAAGGGAATCTCCACAATGCTACTTGCAGTTTCTCTCCCAAACAGTCCTGTCCTGACAATGTTGGGCCACAGCAATGAAGTGACTTGCAAGTAACCCAGAAAGTCTGTAACAGAACCAGGAGGGAAATCTCTTAACTCACAGCCACATACCTTAGACACAAGACCAGCCTTTCTCCACCATCACTCCTGAACTTTATTTGTCCTTTCTCCCCCCCAAATTGGTAATAGCTCTATTTAAGTGATTAGTGTCTAAATCAGATCTGTCTAACCACATGTATGGCATTCTTCTTTTTTCCTCCTACTCTTCTCATCTGTTTCTTTTACTCACTGCTTTTTGTAATTAAAGTGCCTGCAGCTAAGATCTGCACAGGTGTAACACAGCAAGATGTTCACCTGCTGCTCGGTACTTTTCTCTGGAGAAGATCTCTTTGCTCTCAAAACGCTTTGCTTTTGAAGCAGCAGGTACAATTGGGTTACAATAAGAATCGCTAAACGATCAAACATTGCTTTCAAAAGTATACACGTCAGATGTCACCcagaggtcagctcccagacagcGATCGTCATTTTAATGATGGAAGGAAAGCGTAGCCTTCTCAGACACCTTTGGGACAATGGCAATAAAGGGATCTGACAATGACCATTTCCTGGGGATAACTGAACACCACACACATTGGGGGCTGGTGTATTTCCTACCATTGCTCCCCCTGAGGCAGCCCCACTGGGAACATGCAATGTGCCCCTCCCCGGGCTGAAGTGAAACAGTGGCCTGGCTCAGTGTGAGTGGGGGCATGTTTATAAGTGCTTACAACCTTAAAGCAGGCAGACTTTCCAAGAACTGAATTCAGTGTGTGATCATTCTAAGAAACTGACATGAGCCCTGACATACAACCTCATAACATCAATCTGGCTTCATCTAATCATCATAAAACCAGTCTGGCTCCTGTCACTCTCAAGAGACACAGGACGAGCTCCAGCTACTGCCTTAGCAACATGACCCATCTTTTGGAAGGGATGCTCTTTCAGAAAATCAAGACAGCTTGTTTATTTTAGGGATCtgtggtgtatgtgtgtgttttcttcTCTTCCAGTGGCtcttagttttcccagattaTCAGGCAGGCAGTGGACCACaccagtgaaatagttaatagaGGCACATTCTGTTTAGTGGTAATACAATTAAAACTGATGGCAGGTGGTAATAATAGCAAGCACTTATTTTCGAAGTGCTTTACAGTGAGCTAATTAAACCTTGCAACACCTCTAGGAGGGGCATTAGTACCCCCACTTTACAAATGAGGGTACTGAGGGAGAGATGGAGATGTAGGATCACCTCACTGGACTCAATCCTGCAACTTTACACCTGTGGGACTGCTTCATTGGAGTGAACAACAATATCAATTACAAGAACAGGTCCAATGAGACAATTACACATTATAAAACACTACAGGTATCACCAAGGTATATTAATTTCAGTGTTCGTACAGGCTGCAGGATCAAATACTCTAGATCATTAGGGTATATTTAGGGTTCCCATCATCATCTGTATGAATGTTAGTACATTCTTAGACCCCAGTCCTGCACAGAACTCCTCACAGGTGCAGCCAAGCACATGCCCAGGGCACGAGCAGGATCACTGCCCAAGCTGTAGCTTGAAACATCTGAACTTATTTAATCACTGCAGATAGTTAAAGTGACACAGTCAAGTTTAACATGTATTCTGTTCCAAATCACACCTTTCAGAAGATTATTAAACTTGAAAACTTTAAACCGCTTTTCACTATTCATTGTTTATTTTTTGCTCTCAGCTAGGACAAGGAAAATAGATTAGTCCTTTTCACTGTTTTTTCACTTTCTAGTCAACTTAACTGACTGCATAATCAGATCCTAGGTTTTCGTACAGTACCATCATGCCTCAGTGTTTGGATTGCAAACATAGAgtttgatcctgcattccttgcatacACAAAAGTTCTCAAATTCACGAGAGTTTTGGGTGCAAAAAGAATTTAGCATCAGATCCATTCTTTGTGCCAGTAGACAGTCTGTTTGCCTTTCCCTTACCAGCATGCACCTTACAAAGAACCTGATCCAACTCCTATTAGAAAATCAAcgggaaaaactcccattgacctacTCATAATACATCCAAGGGCTGATGTATTCAAGTTAGCCAGAATTAGGAATACATGGACACGTCTGCCTCAAAAGAATAATCtgtcacccccccaaaaaaatcattcTGCACTTCCTCACTTGCAATCTTAAATCATATTGTGTCCTATTCTATACTATGCCCGGTTCCAGGAAAAAACGGGCAAGAACTTTTGAAAGTCACAGTTCAAAAAAATGTACTCCCTTTGTCTCCCCCACTCAGCACTCCCCTGACCTCAGTCCCTGGTTGATCTCTAATGCTATCTTTCTTTCCCAGTCTACAGTGGAGTTTTGCCCTCGATAAAGCTAGTGAAAACATAACATAACTctgctgacttcactggagctaacCCAGTGTAGCAAAGTTTGGCTCCTAATTCTGAATCAAGCAAATGCAAAAATAGTGGCCTTGATTCTGCTCTCAAACTGGTTTTACACGGGGATAACTTCATTGGCTGGGATGGCATcacccctgatttacaccagagtcacggagaggagaatcagacagACCCAGATTCCCTTTTCTCTACTCCCTCACTGCTCTGATAGCCTCAGATACATTATCCTACAGGATAGAGAGAAGTATTTCTCTGGCCAGGCAGTGCTGACCCCACTGTAAACCCCAACATGTGAAGGGCAAAGAACTCGCACGTGGCACCTTCCCCTGAGTTCACCTTCCTGACCTCCAGGCTAAGGGAAACCCCAGAATCCATTACAATTTACATTTCACCAAAAATGCGCTGGTTTATTTCACGCTCCGATCTGCTCAAGTTACTAGTTAAGATCCCAATCGTGCAAACAGTTTAATAACCTTGCACACACGAGTAGTGCCCTGGACTCAGTGTGTGTAAAGTTGCTAAGCTCTTTCCCTCTGGCAGGGAAACTCTTTCCTAGGCTAGGGTCTCAAGCCCCACGGATCGCCCGCCTGCCCGCCCGGGGGAGAGCGCCCAAGGAACCCCACATCCGCCAGCGAAAGCCAGCTGAACGCTCCAAGCTCCACTCGCTCCATACTGGCAGCGCAGACTGGTGTCCGCATGTGTCAGAGCAGGCAGGATTGCTCCCGTGTTTGCGGCTCCTTTCATCGCTATTCTGTTTTGCCGACGTTTGAGCCCGGGAAGGGCTCTGTGCCTCCCCCTGGCCGGAGACGGGGCCCCCATTCCCGCCCCAGGAGTTTCTCCGCCTGCTTCCACGGTGCATCTTGGCAGCAGCGAGCACCCGCTAAGGTATAAAGCAGCCAGCGCCTCGGACTCTCTGAGCCAGCCACCGCTTCCAGCCGCCGCCGCGCAGCCCCGCTGGCTCCTGCTATCTCAGCCGGGTGCTAGGCAGAAGCGCGCAGGGCGCCGCGCCGCGGGGCATCCCCTTCTTCCCTTGGGCGCTAGGGGAGAGGTGCGCAGAGGTCTTGGACACCCCCCCCATTCCCGGGGGGTTGGGTGCAGAAGGAAGGGCGCAGCAATCTCGGCCCTGCAGGCGATAAGGGAGAGGCGCGCAAGGTGCAGAAGTCCAGTCTCCCcaccaggagctggaggagatgCGTGGCAGGGGGACCCTTTCTGAGGCCCTAGGGCAGAAAAGGGCTGGGCGACGCGCGCCGTGTGCTAAGGGAGAAGGACGCAGCGGTGTCAGGTGCCCAGCGCTGGGCAGAAGCGCGCAGGGCGCAGCGGTACCTGACTACCTTGTAGGCTAGAAGGGGCAAGGTGGCGAGCTGCAGCCTTCCTTGGCGCAGCGAAGAAGGGCGCAGGGCGCTGAGGGAAGAAGGCGCAGCTGTACCAGACCCCCCGCGCAAGGGAGAAGGGCGCAGGGCGCTAGGGGAAGAGGACGCAGCTGTACCAGACCCCCCGCGCAAGGGAGAAGGGCGCAGGGCGCTGAGGGAAGAAGGCGCAGCTGTACTAGACCCCCGCGCAAGGGAAAAGGGCGCAGGGCGCTGAGGGAAGAGGACGCAGCTGTACCAGACCCCAGCGCAGTGGAGAAGGGCGCAGGGCGCTGAGGGAAGAAGGCGCAGCTGTACCAGACCCCCGCGCAAGGGAGAAGAGCGTAGGGGGGAGCAGGCAGCGTCACAGACATGAGGCTGGTCCTGGCGGAGCGGAGCCTCAACCTCACTaaccacagctgggctgggggttccGGCAACCTGAGCTTGGAGGGGCCGCTGCTGGCCTGGGCGGCTGGGGGCCTGGGGCGCACGGGGCACAGCGTGGTGGCCGTGTGTCTGGGCATCATCCTGGTGCTGGGCTGCCTGAACAACCTGCTGGTCCTGCTGATCTTCCTGAAGTTCGAGTCCATCCGGACCCCCATTAACCTGATCCTGCTGAACATCAGCCTCAGCGACCTGCTGGTCTGCCTCTTCGGGACCCCCTTCAGCCTGGCCGCCAGCGTGCGGGGCCGCTGGCTCCTGGGCGATGCCGGCTGCAAGTGGTACGGCTTCGCCAACGCCCTCTTCGGTAGGTGCGGCTGCCCAGCTCCCCCTCGCAACTAGGGGAGGAAACAGCCCTGCCGCAGcccacaggggcagggggagccgcACGACAGTGCCCGGGGCTGAGTCACGCTTCCTCTTCTAGGGCGCTGGCAGCGTAGTGCTGACGGGGACAGAGGCCCCGGGTTCCTTGGGGTAAGGATCCCCACCTTGCATGCAGCCACCTCCGGAGTCGGAGCAGAAATATACAGACTGGCAGGGAAGGCGGTGTGTGCTTACACCCACTGGAAAACCTGGCCCCAAAGGCCAAAGACCTGTTAGGACAAGACAATTAGGCCCTCTTGCTAGTGCTGGTTTATTCTGTCTTctctaggccaagattttcaaagaagaGTGTCTAcatttgggctcctaaatccataattaggcccctaaataaaAGTTtgggctgatttttcagagatacCCAGCATGCACAACTCCTGTGAATTTCAGGGCAGTAtgtaagtgctcagcacctctgcaaatcaagCCTCTTTTACATATGGGTGTAGGAGACGAACTGAAGGCACCTAACTGTGGAAGTGTTGGCTCTAGTGTTTGGTGGAGGGTCTGATTAATAACAGAGAACAAACTGCCTTGCTTGCCTGTGGTTTGGGGATGGAGAAGGTGAAGTCGAAGGCAGGTGTTGCTGAGTGTGCCCTGTGTGTTGGTTTCCAAAGAAGAGTCTGGTTGCTATGGGTTTTAGTAATCCATCATTGTCTAAAAGGTTTCTTTTAAATCCTTGCATGTTGGGCCATAGTTCTGTGCACGTCTCCAGCATTGTTCAGTGGCAGAGGTGTGAAACCCTACCTCCATCATGCtaaccctctctctctttccgcTCATTTGTCACTTGCCAGTAGAGTTCCTTATGGGATGAAACTGCATATGCCTGGTCTTGCTCAAAGAGGAGTTGTTTCTGGGAAGTTTGAAGACCTGCGCCTTTTGAACttaaacaagcaggaagaatgcTCTTTGCTTTAACAACAAATTCTATCATGTATCCCCCCCTTATCCCGGCAATGCTTTGCTAGACACGTCAACTATAGATGTTCTGAGTTTTAGGTGACCATGGAGTTTTGGGGCCGCCTCGACTAAATGTATACAACTGGAGCCTACTCATCCTGTCAGTTGACGTCAGTATGGATTATGGGCACAACTGAAGGGCTAAGCAGGCACCAGATTCTCCTGCCTGTAATTTACTGTTATCACTGGCTCACAGCCCAATCACACTTACTATTAttgatatttatttgtattgcataaGTGCCTACAGGGGAGACCAGCACATGGCTCTCACACTCCTGTGCACTCCAGCCCCCTTTCCTCCAGGCAATCACCCATTAACCCTTATCACTTCACCCAGACTCACTCACCTTTGACCTAGTTTCCTGATACTTCACATTCACTCCAGCTGTTGGAAGagtccttccatgccatctaccaAATATCAAAATCCCCTGTGAAACTGAATTGCTTTTCTCCACCTAGCTCTCTTACAGTGAGAGGTCTGCATTTAAAATGGCAGCATTTGCTAACAGCTACCACCTAGTGGTACCAAAGCTAGCTCGGTTTCCCTCCCCTTTACTTAGGGTTTGTTTACATGGGGTAATAGACCAGAATGGCTGTTTTGTGGTCGCTCCCCAAGAGGATACTATATTCTGGAATAAATCACTTTATTTCAGAAAAATTAGCATGCTTCCAAAGCAAAGCAATTATTCTGGAATAGAACGACTTATTCTGGAATAGAGTATCCACATGGGAGCTATCTGCAATAGCTATTTGGGTCAATTTCCTCATATAGATAAGATATAACAACTGTGACCACTAATGTAGCTATGAGTTACGCAGATTTGGGATTTTATAGCTAAAACAAACACATGGGAACAATGCAGAGATGGTCAATATGGATGAtggtctacagcaggggttctcaaatttcattgcaccgcaaccaccttctgataacaaaaattactacaggaccccaggaggggggaccgaagcttgagcccacccacaccccaccaccctgggtgtgggcagggcaaagccaaagccccactgccccaggcttTGCCCTGCCCACAcccggggctttggctttgccctgcCCACACcctttgggctttggctttggctccggaccccagcaagtctaagccagcgacccactttggggtcccaacccacagtttgagaaccgctggtctgtagtcagtgggagtttcacaTTGACCTCTGTGGAGGCAGGATCAGCCCCATGGTCTGTCAACAGAAATAAACAAGTGATCAGCAGAAAGTGGTGCTGCCAGGAGCAGCTTGGCACTGATATTGTTATATCCAGATGCATTTTACTGCAGGCATTctgatggggtttttttggttttgtgtgtgCTGTTGCAGCAGGATATTTGTTTGAAATTAAAAATCTCAGATTTATTGCATGACCATTTCCaatgcctgatcctgcagctcttCCCTTCACTGAGAAGGGAGTACTCACGAGAGGGAGGGCATCAGGATCGGCCCCAAGGGCTGCCTGGTCAGAGACTTTCCATCTATCCCTACCCTGCGTGCTTGTTTCTCTCCTAGTGGGAGAATCTGGAAAAGCCTATACTGAGCAGTAGCTCTGACAGACTCATGGGGTGAATCCTGCAGGGCCAGCGTCAGCAAGAGTTGACATGTGCCTGCAGTGGGAGTCatgactgagtaaggactgcaggacttgGCTCCCTGGGAATAACCCCTTTCATCTTTCTGACTCACTAACACCAAGCCCATCTCTTTCCTTGCAGGCATTGTCTCTCTGATTTCCCTTTCCATCCTCTCGTACGAACGGTATGTCACAGTGCTCAGGAGGTGCATGAAAGTGAACGTGTCCAGCTACCAGAAATCCTGTCTCTTTATTGCAGGCTCTTGGTTCTACTCCTTGTTTTGGACTTTGCCTCCTTTGTTTGGTTGGAGCAGCTACGGTCCCGAAGGCCCGGGCACCAGCTGCTCAGTAGAGTGGCACTCCAGGTCTCCTAACAATATCTCTTACATCATATGCCTCTTTATCTTTTGCCTTATATTGCCTCTTCTGACAATGATCTATTGTTACGGGAAAATAGTGAGAGCAATCAAAATGGTAAGTATCTTCTCTCGCTGCTCTAACATATGTGGTtgtaacagggccggctctaggttttttgccgccccaagcaaaaaatattttggctgccccccgtcccagccctgggctccccgccggacccccctgctgccccagccctgggctcttcccccccacccacaccccctgccgccccagctctgggctccctcattcccccgcaccattgccccacacacatacctcctgccgccccagccctgggctctctccccccccacctgcaccctccttccgccgcagccctgggtcactggtaactcgctcccacggcaggtcattcagcaggaattttagatgtgcacagaacacagacaggattggttcccatatggttacagaactgcagtaaagtggaacaattttcagcttgtgtgactggaggatatctggatgcatattataagactgtcctacataaatgaagaaaagttgaggtgcctttattattcttttgttcctctctttctttctatggggaatttgccgatgcaatatcactgtcttccttttaaacaaacaaaaaaaggcaatggctgttgaaaatagcaattccagtcctaataaccactgggaagcatttcttgctcaatttatcctactttttctacagcaacttacagtggatcagtatatttgatttgggagaaatgaagtaacagctgcccaaactgagcttgagcactcctgaattttgaggtgttcaaatctggaaggcaggtgctgcggggggaggaggggagaaagagggctgtggctctgggggggagcatagcagcatgtatgcagcagtgtgtctggcgctgcatggagccagacacgctggtctgagtggcatggtaagggggctggggggttggatggggcggaggttcggggggggcagtcaggggcagggagaagggggggttagatgggtcaggggttgggggggcagtcaggggacaggcagcggttggataggcatgggagtcccgggggtttgtcaggggacaggtagggggtggggtcctagggggaaagttggggggggtctcaggagggggcagttggggacaaggagaagggaggcttagatggggggtgggatcctggggagcagttggggcaggggtccagggagggagtgatcagggagcaggaggggttggatgggttggggtttctgtggggtgcagtcagagggagtggatggggacagggtggggctaccctccctccccgtggagtgtcctattttttgaatgttaaaatattggtatccctaccttcacagtgcagctctccattcactgcagcatgaggtctcagctacctcacttcctccccctctttcctgttggtagtggccaagggaatgctgggaaatgtagttctttccctgctccagggctggctctataggcagggagctaaccaaggaactacaactcccagggctccctgttggttctcagctcccatgctggatccctgccgcccctgcaaatgggctgccccaagcacgtgcttgctttgctggtgccaaGAGCCGCCCCTGGGTTGTAACTGCATTCTTCTTTTCTCTGTACTGAATGGGGATATTCTTAGAGTTCTGCCTGTTGCAGGACATGTGATACCCATGTCTGCCTATCAGGAATGAAATCTGCCATAAAGCAATATGTGGGGAGCtatgatccagctcccactgaagtcaatgagtgttTTGACACTGAGTGATGCCAAATGCTGCATGTATTGTGGTAGTTCTGGGAGGCTCCATCAGGGAATGGCCCGCCCCTTTATGTAAATAAATGTAATAGAAAGGTGATCCCTGCGCCAAAAAGCCCATGGTCTGAGTCAGCCTCAATCTACTTTAGTTGTGGTTTGCAGCTATTGGTCTAGATTCACTATCTGCTCCTAGACTCAATGCAGCTGTAAATCCAGTTTAACTGGCCGGGGAAACTGCTGTGTATCTCTGGAGCATAGGTTGGA encodes the following:
- the LOC135883559 gene encoding pinopsin-like, whose protein sequence is MRLVLAERSLNLTNHSWAGGSGNLSLEGPLLAWAAGGLGRTGHSVVAVCLGIILVLGCLNNLLVLLIFLKFESIRTPINLILLNISLSDLLVCLFGTPFSLAASVRGRWLLGDAGCKWYGFANALFGIVSLISLSILSYERYVTVLRRCMKVNVSSYQKSCLFIAGSWFYSLFWTLPPLFGWSSYGPEGPGTSCSVEWHSRSPNNISYIICLFIFCLILPLLTMIYCYGKIVRAIKMQVSRFNMTTVQKREHHILLMVVSMVTCYLLCWMPYGIVSLIATFGKPGIITPTGSIVPSVLAKTSTFVNPVLCVLLNKQFYRCFITLVKCGPFPQRTENILNSKESQNFEIAGRITEITLAQMPADERQIKNNTQCSSKNQKTLVVHYKV